In a single window of the Fusarium falciforme chromosome 3, complete sequence genome:
- a CDS encoding NmrA domain-containing protein yields MTSVKVAIVGATGETGASIVDGLLGSPATKFEATALARPESLEKPADTELKKRGVKVVPADLKGPQDTLVSLLSGIDVLISAIFFGSLADEIPLADAAKRAGVKRFVQSAFMVVIPPRGVVDFREKKEDILNYIQKLRLPYTYIDAGWWYQLTLPRLPSGRLDYALPVYSSEPRLGVDGNVPSALADIRDVGRYVARVIADPRTLNKRVHVYNEVLTRNQVYDLVERLSGEKLERKYITEEEITSRIHEARSDLEANPASLDAFSHLSTNQLLLSWAIRGDNTPEYAKYLGYLDGKELYPDFEFTRFEDYVKAALEGTAKVVYQGGE; encoded by the exons atgacaTCCGTCAAagtcgccatcgtcggcgcCACTGGAGAAACGGGAGCTTCAATCGTGGACGGGCTACTTGGGTCGCCGGCAACCAAATTT GAAGCGACTGCCCTAGCTCGGCCTGAGTCTCTTGAGAAGCCAGCTGATacggagctcaagaagcgtGGAGTCAAGGTGGTCCCGGCCGACCTGAAGGGTCCTCAAGATACACTCGTTAGCCTTCTTTCTGGTATCGATGTGTTGATCTCGGCGATATTTTTTGGTAGTCTCGCGGATGAGATCCCTCTTGCCGATGCTGCGAAACGTGCGGGTGTCAAGCGGTTTGTTCAGTCTGCTTTCATGGTCGTCATTCCTCCAAGGGGAGTTGTTGATTTTCGCGAGAAG AAGGAAGACATTCTCAACTACATTCAGAAGCTTCGTCTCCCGTACACGTATATCGATGCCGGCTGGTGGTACCAGCTTACCTTGCCTCGACTCCCATCTGGTCGCCTGGACTACGCTCTACCCGTGTACAGTTCAGAGCCGCGGCTCGGCGTGGATGGGAATGTTCCGAGTGCACTTGCCGATATCAGGGACGTCGGCAGATACGTTGCCCGGGTCATCGCAGATCCACGCACGTTGAACAAGAGGGTTCATGTCTACAATGAAGTCCTTACCAGAAATCAGGTTTATGATCTAGTGGAGAGGCTGAGTGGCGAAAAGCTGGAGCGTAAATAC ATCACCGAGGAAGAGATTACATCTCGCATCCACGAAGCTCGATCTGATCTTGAAGCTAATCCGGCGAGCCTGGACGCTTTCAGCCATCTCTCTACCAACCAGCTTCTACTTTCTTGGGCCATCCGTGGAGACAACACACCCGAATATGCCAAATACTTGGGGTACCTTGACGGCAAGGAATTGTACCCGGATTTTGAATTTACCAGGTTTGAGGATTACGTCAAGGCAGCACTTGAGGGGACGGCCAAAGTGGTTTACCAAGGGGGGGAGTAA